One Phoenix dactylifera cultivar Barhee BC4 chromosome 8, palm_55x_up_171113_PBpolish2nd_filt_p, whole genome shotgun sequence genomic window carries:
- the LOC103717221 gene encoding pollen-specific protein C13, translated as MAKQQVPGFAAWAVAAAAVVVFLPAAVSGARDVKAAAANTGFVVEGRIFCDTCQAGFETPKTTYIAGAKVRVECQSRTTGAKTCSFDGVTDRSGTYNILVADEHEHETCESVLVSSPVKGCDKILKGRERSPVFLTHNNGIASDKRFANSLGFQNDIPLEGCAQLMEMYRQYENEV; from the exons ATGGCGAAGCAGCAGGTCCCGGGTTTCGCCGCATGGgccgtggcggcggcggcggtggtagTCTTCCTCCCGGCGGCGGTGAGCGGTGCGCGCGACGTGAAGGCGGCGGCGGCTAACACGGGGTTCGTCGTCGAGGGCCGCATTTTCTGCGACACTTGCCAGGCCGGCTTCGAGACCCCCAAGACCACCTACATCGCCG GTGCAAAGGTGAGAGTAGAATGCCAATCAAGGACGACGGGTGCAAAGACATGCAGCTTTGATGGTGTGACCGACCGCTCCGGCACCTATAATATCCTTGTTGCAGATGAGCATGAACATGAGACCTGTGAGTCTGTGCTTGTTAGCAGTCCGGTGAAGGGTTGTGATAAGATCCTTAAAGGCCGGGAGAGGTCTCCTGTGTTCCTCACCCACAACAATGGCATTGCATCGGACAAAAGATTTGCAAACTCCCTAGGCTTCCAAAACGACATCCCCTTGGAAGGCTGTGCTCAGCTGATGGAGATGTATCGGCAATACGAAAATGAAGTTtaa
- the LOC103717223 gene encoding zinc finger CCCH domain-containing protein 15 homolog isoform X2 encodes MGAEEEQQRENGEGGVGERPKPISEAQFLAWKRQKDAETSARRAEAVCKRAEDIAAGTVQMNGRELFLHEPGVFDNVLY; translated from the exons ATGGGGGCGGAAGAGGAGCAGCAGAGAGAGAATGGCGAGGGCGGGGTTGGGGAGAGGCCCAAACCGATCTCAGAAGCCCAGTTCCTCGCCTGGAAACGCCAAAAG GATGCTGAAACATCAGCAAGAAGAGCTGAAGCAGTTTGTAAACGTGCAGAAGATATAGCTGCAGGAACAGTACAGATGAATGGCCGTGAGCTTTTCCTCCATGAGCCTGGGGTCTTTGATAATGTTCTTTATTGA
- the LOC103717223 gene encoding uncharacterized protein LOC103717223 isoform X1, which produces MGAEEEQQRENGEGGVGERPKPISEAQFLAWKRQKLTGVCITFMLKLITSKTLKAESEHPKVTSGMGWTLLFLVKISVQLYNHFCKCRSCLAILQPEMWSLAWSILISVQMQFH; this is translated from the exons ATGGGGGCGGAAGAGGAGCAGCAGAGAGAGAATGGCGAGGGCGGGGTTGGGGAGAGGCCCAAACCGATCTCAGAAGCCCAGTTCCTCGCCTGGAAACGCCAAAAG CTGACAGGTGTCTGCATCACATTTATGTTGAAACTTATTACATCCAAGACATTGAAA GCTGAATCTGAGCATCCAAAGGTCACTTCAGGCATGGGTTGGACACTGCTGTTTTTGGTTAAGATAAGTGTACAATTGTATAATCATTTCTGTAAATGTCGCTCTTGCCTTGCTATCCTTCAGCCTGAGATGTGGTCCCTTGCCTGGTCCATTTTGATTTCTGTTCAAATGCAGTTCCATTGA